The genomic region TCCAATCGGATAAGTAATCCTTTTGACGTTCTGACAAGTCGTCGATTTCGATTCCCATGGCCTTAAGCTTCAATCTTGCAACTTCATCGTCAATGCTGTCAGGTGCCTTTTCAACACTCAATGACAAGTCATTTTCAACGATGTATCTGGCAGACAATGCCTGAACGGCAAAACTCATATCCATGATTTCTGCAGGGTGTCCTTGACCTCTTGCCGCTGCAAGGTTTACAAGTCTTCCATCTGCCAATAAGTAGATTTTTCTGCCGTCTTTCATGGTGAACATTTCAATGCTGTCCCTTACCTCTTCAACACTTTCAGCTTGCGCTTCAAGGTCAGGTCTGTTGATTTCCACATTGAAGTGTCCGGAGTTGGACAACATGCATCCGTCTTTCATGTACTTGAAGTCATCCCCATGGATGATGTCAATGTTTCCTGTTACGGTCACTACAAGGTCAGCTATCTTTACAGCTTCCCTTATTTTCATGACTCTGTAACCGTCCATTCTTGCCTCAAGGGCTCTGATCGGATCCACTTCAGTTACGATTACATTTGCACCAAGTCCTGCAGCACGGGAAGCGACTCCACGACCGCACCATCCGTAACCGCATACAACCACATTCTTACCTGCAATCAACATGTTGGTGGTTCCCATGATTGCATCAAGGGAAGATTGGCCGGTACCATATCTGTTGTCAAACAAGTATTTGGTGTAAGCGTCATTTACAGCAATTACAGGGAATTTGAGAGCTCCATCAGCATGCATTGCTTCAAGTCTGTGAACACCGGTGGTTGTCTCTTCACAAGCCCCCTTAATCTTTTCAATAAGTTCAGGGCGTTTTTCGTGAAGGTACATGATCATATCCGCACCGTCATCAATGATTACATCCGGCTTGTGGGACAATACATTGTCAATGGCTTCGTAGTATTCCTCATCGGTCTGTTCTCTCCAACCGTAGATGTGCAATCCAAGAGCTGCAGCACCTGCTGCCGCATCATCATGAGTTGAAAGAGGGTTACAACCGGTCATGGCCACTTCAGCACCACCAGCCTGTAAGGTCAAACCTAAATTGACGGTTTTAGGTTCCAAGTGTAAGCATGAACCAATGGTAATTCCTTCAAAAGGCTTTTCTTCTTCAAATTGTTTTTTAATGTGTTCAAGAACAGGCATATGCTTTTGAACCCATTTGATTTTTCTAATCCCTTCATCGGCAAGGGACATGTCTTTAACATTACTCATAAGCATCACTTAAAATATGTAATAAATAAAAAATCAATAATAATCACTTCAGTGAAAATACACTAAATATAATTTATTTACCTTATTATAAATATAATTGTGTATTCGATAATATAACCTTTACGAACAAAGCAAAAATATATAAAGAATAAAAAACATAACTTTTAATACTGTCTGATGCCGGGGTGGCTCAGCTGGTTAGAGCGCACGGCTCATAGGGTAACTAAGCGTGCTCTGACTTTTTTCCTGGGATACCGTGAGATCGCGGGTTCGAATCCCGCCCCCGGCATCCTATCCCAGGAATCATAACATCATAACTTTTTTTAACTATTTTATTCAATTTAACCATTTAGACAGCTTAATAAACTAATTCCACTAATTTTAACTATTTTTATAAAAATTTTGAACTATTTTTTAATCAATTTTTCAAAAAACTATTAAAAAATGATATTAACTAAAAAGACAAATATTAAATCATCTGATAATATTAGAATATTTGATTAAAATTAATAGGTAACACAATGAAATATAGAACTTTAGGAAAAACCGGAGAGAAAGTTTCTATCTTAGGATTCGGAGCAATGAGACTGCCTCATTTTGAAACAAATGACCAAATCGATGAGGAAAAGTCAAATGAAATATTGACATATGGAATTGAAAACGGAATAAATCTCATTGACACCGCCTATTCCTATCATGCAAACAATTTGGCTGGAAAGGGAAAATGTGAAGAGTATCTTGGAAAATTCCTATATGAGAATTCCTATAGGGATGAGATTCTTTTAAGCACCAAGCTTCCAAGCTGGCAGATAAAGTCAAAAGAGGATATGGAAAGGATTTTCGACCAGCAATTGAAGGACCTGAAGACCGATTCCATCGACTTATATATGCTCCATAGCCTTAACGAAGACTATTGGAAAATGTATAGGGAGCTTGATGTCTTTGAATGGATGGATGAGCTCTTAAGCTCCGGCAGAGTGAAGCATATGGGATTTTCCGCCCATACGGAAATGGACTGGATAGTGGATATTGTAGATGACTACGACAAGTTCGAATTTGGCCTTACCCAATTGAACTATATTGATGAGAGATACCAGTCAGGAAGGGAAGGAGTCGAATATCTATACTCCCATAATTTGGGAACAATGATAATGGAGCCTCTTAGAGGGGGCAGATTGGTCCAGAACGTTCCTCAAGACATTATGGACCTATGGAACCTTGCAGAAGAAAAGAGAACCCCATTGGAGTGGGCACTCCAATACCTCTGGAATATGGAAGAAGTGAACACTGTCCTTAGCGGCATGAACAGCTTAAAGCAGGTAAAGGAGAACATTGAAATAGCCAACAGATCAGAAATAAACTCCATCAGTGAAAATGACCTGGAGCTTATTCATGAGGTCGCTTGGGAATACAAGCAAAGAAGGGGAAACGACTGTACAGGCTGCGGCTACTGCATGCCTTGCCCTCATGGAGTGGATGTTGCAGGCTGCTTCAGGGAGTACAATGTTGCCAAAATGCTTAATAATCCTGCTGGAAGCGCAATGCATTATTTCTCACTTGAAAGTGAAACAAGGGCTGACAACTGCCTGCATTGTGATGACTGTCTCTACCATTGCCCTCAAATGATTCACATCTCTGAAGACTTGAAGAAAGTGGAAGAGTTCTTCGGCAAAAGATATGATTATTTCTAATGATTAAAAAATAGCGATCATTCAAAATCATCAAAAAATTTAAAGGAAGATAAAAAAATAACAATTGTTATATACTAGTACAATTAATATAAACTTAGGGATTCAAAACAAAACAATTATTAAAAAGATATAAAAATATAAACTGATAATATAATATACAGGATATGAAAAGGTGGAAATATGCCAGAAAGATATAAGGGATTTGGATACTGGGATATAGCAACTCGTCAAATGAGCATTGTTACCAGAAGCCAGCAAACAAGATTCAAGGATGCGAAAATAGGTGTAGTTGGCTGTGGAGGCATAGGAGGAGGAACCATCCTAATGCTTGCACGTATGGGACTTGGAGACTTGACAATAATAGATAAGGATGCATACGACCTATCAAACTTAAACAGACAAGCGATATCCAGTTTGGAAACTGTAGGTGTGGACAAATCAATTGCAACAAAGGAAAGAGTCAGAATAACAAATCCTTACACTAAAGTAAATGCATTTAATGAAGAATTGAATGCAGATAACATAGATAAGGTATTCGGAGACAGGGACATAATCATTGATGCATTGGACAATCTATACACAAGAGTGATTGTAAGCAGATTCGCAAGGGAAAATGACATTCCTTATGTTCATGGAGCCATCCATGGAACACAAGGACAAGTAAGTGTATTCACTAAGGATACACCATCCTATGAGGAACTGTTCTCACTTCCATCACTTGGAAAGGAATTGGGGGATGAGACAAAAGATGAAATCTCAAAATTAACCAAGGGAGTCCCTCCTGTAATCGGACCTGTTCCAAATATAGTAGGCTGTCTGGAAGCATTTGAAGCTTACAAATTAGTAACAGGCATTGGAGAAGTGACCTATGCTCCAAAAATACTCAATTTTGATCTGCTCAATTTAGAATCTTTTAAAGTTTTGGAATTATAATATTCTGAAACTACTACTTTTTTTATATTTTTTTAAAATTCTCAAATTATTACTAACTATTTTTCTCAAAATCCATAAAATTAATATGCTAAAATATATCATTGTTCAATTTTTTATAATAAAAATAAACTATTTCTAAAATTTTAATAAAAAATTGGATATTCAAATGAAAAATATTAAAAAAAATAAACTATTGCACAACCTTTAAATAAGTATAAGATTAGATAAAATAATATATACTAAGAAAATTAATATATTATTAGATATTAGGTGGAAATATCTTTCCGAAAACTAATAATTTAATAAAATACTTATGAATTATTTTATTCCAAATCTAATGGAGAATGATTTAATGGAAGAAAGAATCAAAAATGTTATTGAAAGAATGAAAGCAGACAATATCAAGTTTATTAGACTCCAATTTGTCGATTTGCATGGAATTCCAAAGAACGTATCCATCCCATGTGAATTGGAAAATATGGAAGACTTATTCAAGGATGGAATCCTATTCGACGGATCATCAATCCCTGGTTTTGTAGGAATCGAAGGAAGTGACCTTGTCCTAAAGCCAGATATAAGCACTTACTCCGCCTTATCATGGAGACCTGAAGAATCCGCATCCTGCAGATTCATCTGTGACATTTACAAGCCTAACGGAGAGCCTTTTGAAGGAGACCCAAGAGGAATACTCAAGAAGGCATTGGCTAAAATCAAGGAGGAAGGCTACACCTACAACATAGGTCCTGAACCTGAATTCTTCATTGTGGACACTGATGATGACGGATATCCAATTCCTCACGATACTGCCGGATACTTCGATGTGGAACCTGTAGATAAGGGAACTGACTTCAGAAGAGAAATCACAACCAACTTACAGGAATTAGGCTTTGAAGTAGAAGCAAGCCACCACGAAGTAGGTCCTGGTCAAAACGAAATTGCATTCAAATTCGATGACGCATTGAAAACCGCAGATGCGGTAATCACATTCAAGCAAGCAATCAAAGCGATTGTGGCAAACATGGCTGATTTCGATGGATTTGACTACAGAGTGACTTTCATGCCAAAACCATTCTTTGGAGAAAGCGGAAGTGGAATGCACTGTCACCAAAGCCTATTCAAGGATGGCAAAAACATCTTCTATGATGAAAACAGTGAAACCGGATTGTCCCAAGAAGCCATGTGGTTCATTGGAGGTTTATTGAAACACTCTGCAGCAATTACCGCAGTCACAAACCCTATCGTAAACTCATACAAAAGATTGGTTCCAGGTTATGAGGCTCCTGTATACATCTCATATGGTATTCAGAACAGGTCAACTTTAATTAGAGTGCCTGCAGCACGTGGAAAGGCTACCCGTATCGAATACAGAAGTCCTGACCCAACCTGTAACCCTTACCTTGCATTTGCAGTAATGCTTGAAGCGGGTATGGATGGTATCAAAAACAAGATCGACCCTGGAGAAGCTATTGAAATCAACATCTATGAGTTGACTGAAGAGGAAAGGGAAGAGAAGGGAATCGAATTGTTGCCTTCCAGTTTATGGGAAGCATACCATACCTTTGAAGAAAGCGAAATCATGAAAGAAGCACTTGGAGACCACATATTCGAAGCATTCCTAGCTGCAAAATACGAAGAGTGGGACGAATACAGAGTCCAAGTATTCAATTATGAACATAAGAAATACTTAAACTACTAATCTAATTAGTTTTAAGTAAAAATTTGCATTATGGCTATTTAATCATTTAAATAGCTACATTTTATTTTTATTTATTAAATCTGCTTAAGCAATAATAATACTTATTTTTATAAAATTCCATTTGAAAGTAGGAGATTACATGTCAGAATCCGAACATAGAATGATAGAAATTCTAAGAATCCTTAATGTTCAAGAAAAGCCGATTGGCTCAAAGGTAATAGCTGATGAACTCAAGACCAAGGGATACAATTTAGGCGAACGGGCAGTGCGTTATCATATGCAGATTCTTGACGAAAAGGGATACACAGAAAGAAAAGGATATTCAGGCAGAGTAATCACTGAACTTGGAAGAAGCAAATTGGAAAAAGGTTTGATTTACGATCAAGTGGACTTCACATTTTCAAAATTCGAAGAGAGAATCTACTTGACTGATTTTGATTACAATAAAAGATCAGGAAATGTGATTGTGAATACTTCAAATATCCTAGAGAATAAAGCCTTTGACATAATCAAAGAGGTCTTCAGAGCAGGCGTTTGTGTCAGCCCACTCATCAATGCCAAAAAGACTGAAATCAATGGCAAAAAGGGATATGTGATGAAGACCATCTGTGGTACAACAATAGATGGAGTATTTTTGAATAATGGAATTCCTTCCATCCCTCAATATGGAGGGCTTGTTGAAATCGAGGACTATTATCCCACCAAATTTTCAGAACTGATTTCCTATAGAAAAACTTCAATCACCCCTTTGGATGCATTCATTGCAAAAGGTATGACCTCCGTTCTGGAAGTCGCAGAGCATGGTACCGGAACAATTCCTGCAAACTTTAGAATCATACCTGAAAGCAGTCTTGAAAAGGCAAAGGAAATCATCCAAAATCTTGAAAAGGTAGGAATCGGAGGAGTCATCGAGATTGGAGAGGAAAGTGAAAACGTACTGGGAATTCCTGTACCTGAAGGAATGGTTGGAATATCTATCATCGGAGGAATCACACCATTCTGTGCAGCACAGGAAATGGACTATAAGGTTGACATAAAGACAGGGGAGGAATTCATCGATTACAATAAATTGAAGGAGCTTGAATCCTCCAAACATAAAATCAAGCCTGCAAAAAGAATTGAATATAAGAAAACACCTTTCATACTTTCAAAATCACTGAACAGAATTAATCAAGTGGATTATGACATTGAAACAGGAAAGGGAAACATCGTGGCGAACATATCCTACCTAAACAGGAACGACTTGGAAGATGCAATGAGCATCATGAAAAGAGCATACAAGAATCTTTCACAATACATGAACCCTCATTTCAATATTGTGGATCATCCTAACGATAAGGATAAGGTG from Methanobrevibacter sp. harbors:
- a CDS encoding aldo/keto reductase — translated: MKYRTLGKTGEKVSILGFGAMRLPHFETNDQIDEEKSNEILTYGIENGINLIDTAYSYHANNLAGKGKCEEYLGKFLYENSYRDEILLSTKLPSWQIKSKEDMERIFDQQLKDLKTDSIDLYMLHSLNEDYWKMYRELDVFEWMDELLSSGRVKHMGFSAHTEMDWIVDIVDDYDKFEFGLTQLNYIDERYQSGREGVEYLYSHNLGTMIMEPLRGGRLVQNVPQDIMDLWNLAEEKRTPLEWALQYLWNMEEVNTVLSGMNSLKQVKENIEIANRSEINSISENDLELIHEVAWEYKQRRGNDCTGCGYCMPCPHGVDVAGCFREYNVAKMLNNPAGSAMHYFSLESETRADNCLHCDDCLYHCPQMIHISEDLKKVEEFFGKRYDYF
- a CDS encoding DUF128 domain-containing protein; the protein is MSESEHRMIEILRILNVQEKPIGSKVIADELKTKGYNLGERAVRYHMQILDEKGYTERKGYSGRVITELGRSKLEKGLIYDQVDFTFSKFEERIYLTDFDYNKRSGNVIVNTSNILENKAFDIIKEVFRAGVCVSPLINAKKTEINGKKGYVMKTICGTTIDGVFLNNGIPSIPQYGGLVEIEDYYPTKFSELISYRKTSITPLDAFIAKGMTSVLEVAEHGTGTIPANFRIIPESSLEKAKEIIQNLEKVGIGGVIEIGEESENVLGIPVPEGMVGISIIGGITPFCAAQEMDYKVDIKTGEEFIDYNKLKELESSKHKIKPAKRIEYKKTPFILSKSLNRINQVDYDIETGKGNIVANISYLNRNDLEDAMSIMKRAYKNLSQYMNPHFNIVDHPNDKDKVGIATVCSLSIDGILIKNGIMSTPKYGGLLELGKPPLFVEMISYDGSSVDPHKIFIFKNLTQIAKRKNPKKILASIKEVPYIARPKTEEILNKINENGLPIFKVGQPRELVYNAKVDTYNFGIVTGSGLNSIAAIKEKGISIEAKAVETILPIEDMELIYEQ
- the ahcY gene encoding adenosylhomocysteinase, whose amino-acid sequence is MSNVKDMSLADEGIRKIKWVQKHMPVLEHIKKQFEEEKPFEGITIGSCLHLEPKTVNLGLTLQAGGAEVAMTGCNPLSTHDDAAAGAAALGLHIYGWREQTDEEYYEAIDNVLSHKPDVIIDDGADMIMYLHEKRPELIEKIKGACEETTTGVHRLEAMHADGALKFPVIAVNDAYTKYLFDNRYGTGQSSLDAIMGTTNMLIAGKNVVVCGYGWCGRGVASRAAGLGANVIVTEVDPIRALEARMDGYRVMKIREAVKIADLVVTVTGNIDIIHGDDFKYMKDGCMLSNSGHFNVEINRPDLEAQAESVEEVRDSIEMFTMKDGRKIYLLADGRLVNLAAARGQGHPAEIMDMSFAVQALSARYIVENDLSLSVEKAPDSIDDEVARLKLKAMGIEIDDLSERQKDYLSDWREGT
- the glnA gene encoding type I glutamate--ammonia ligase produces the protein MEERIKNVIERMKADNIKFIRLQFVDLHGIPKNVSIPCELENMEDLFKDGILFDGSSIPGFVGIEGSDLVLKPDISTYSALSWRPEESASCRFICDIYKPNGEPFEGDPRGILKKALAKIKEEGYTYNIGPEPEFFIVDTDDDGYPIPHDTAGYFDVEPVDKGTDFRREITTNLQELGFEVEASHHEVGPGQNEIAFKFDDALKTADAVITFKQAIKAIVANMADFDGFDYRVTFMPKPFFGESGSGMHCHQSLFKDGKNIFYDENSETGLSQEAMWFIGGLLKHSAAITAVTNPIVNSYKRLVPGYEAPVYISYGIQNRSTLIRVPAARGKATRIEYRSPDPTCNPYLAFAVMLEAGMDGIKNKIDPGEAIEINIYELTEEEREEKGIELLPSSLWEAYHTFEESEIMKEALGDHIFEAFLAAKYEEWDEYRVQVFNYEHKKYLNY
- a CDS encoding HesA/MoeB/ThiF family protein; translation: MPERYKGFGYWDIATRQMSIVTRSQQTRFKDAKIGVVGCGGIGGGTILMLARMGLGDLTIIDKDAYDLSNLNRQAISSLETVGVDKSIATKERVRITNPYTKVNAFNEELNADNIDKVFGDRDIIIDALDNLYTRVIVSRFARENDIPYVHGAIHGTQGQVSVFTKDTPSYEELFSLPSLGKELGDETKDEISKLTKGVPPVIGPVPNIVGCLEAFEAYKLVTGIGEVTYAPKILNFDLLNLESFKVLEL